The following proteins are encoded in a genomic region of Colletotrichum higginsianum IMI 349063 chromosome 9, whole genome shotgun sequence:
- a CDS encoding LysM domain-containing protein, translating to MLLRLPLSSLLALFLAMLAQAERRLPADLQVDLLFPRNETYAPTQWFPIVLGIQNLDALWPLDIGFNLEVMSMEAWKNNSSGGRADWQHVNLRPNLYGFPVGLELAPVKLFLHYPVINMTNGTTDSFNLRWGITFVNRCFANNSLDYGGNGWSSGGNSSMRQIIFSTAPGGQTPDVAATVDACPEGGQNSTVVRVNEVRKTWNAGDQCPVFETDIEPARCAYREVAQELAANVSAAILRRMGCEEGTWQNITSPCVPKDKESGATLLTGLQRDSSSWALILGLALAAYYHVF from the coding sequence aTGCTCCTGCGGCTCCCCCTATCGTCTCTGCTCGCCTTGTTCCTCGCCATGCTGGCGCAGGCGGAACGAAGGCTGCCAGCCGACCTCCAGGTCGACCTCCTCTTCCCACGCAATGAGACGTATGCGCCGACGCAGTGGTTCCCCATCGTACTCGGCATCCAAAACCTTGACGCCCTCTGGCCTCTCGACATCGGATTTAACCTGGAAGTCATGAGCATGGAAGCCTGGAAAAACAACAGCTCAGGCGGGCGCGCCGATTGGCAGCACGTCAACCTCCGGCCCAACCTCTACGGGTTCCCCGTTGGGCTTGAGCTGGCCCCGGTCAAGCTCTTCCTGCACTATCCCGTCATAAACATGACCAACGGCACAACGGACAGCTTCAATCTCCGGTGGGGTATCACGTTTGTGAACCGCTGCTTTGCCAACAATTCTTTGGATTACGGGGGCAACGGCTGGTCTAGCGGGGGCAACTCCTCAATGCGTCAGATCATCTTCAGCACCGCGCCTGGCGGCCAGACCCCAGACGTTGCAGCGACAGTAGATGCATGCCCTGAGGGTGGCCAGAACTCGACAGTAGTGCGCGTAAATGAGGTGCGGAAGACCTGGAATGCAGGTGACCAATGTCCAGTCTTTGAGACAGATATAGAGCCAGCCAGGTGCGCATACCGGGAAGTAGCCCAGGAACTTGCCGCCAACGTCTCGGCAGCAATTTTGAGGAGGATGGGTTGTGAGGAGGGCACCTGGCAGAATATCACATCTCCGTGTGTGCCCAAGGATAAGGAGAGCGGGGCAACCCTATTAACTGGCCTGCAAAGGGATtcgtcttcttgggcttTGATCTTGGGATTGGCGCTTGCGGCGTATTACCATGTGTTCTAG
- a CDS encoding LysM domain-containing protein — protein MSRLSFLATFGLLAAQGTASILGRRRFDSTVPFYDHDPNVPADCNLWWNSDDGISCETVLLITSLSIGQLTSMNPFVKSCNDWKTDYSFCIGSASGIPALPEPTVGPTTTSRPPAGPTTTSTLTNPGNGVQTPEPWQPGMVDNCNRFYVVQAGDTCSTIASKTGVTVNQLATWNTQIGGSACTGIWASYNICTGIIGGSPTQPPPTTNPNPTPQPIQDGMVNNCNRFHLVQAGETCATIASKTGVTVAQLTTWNKGIGSSCTGMWAGYHLCTGVVGGSPTQPPPTNQTPQPIQDGMVNNCKKFHFVQRGQNCDTISRQYGIALANFIRWNPAAGSNCQGLWAETYACVGL, from the exons ATGTCTCGTCTCTCATTTCTCGCCACtttcggcctcctcgccgcccagggcACTGCCAGCATCcttggccggcgccggttTGACAGTACTGTCCCGTTCTACGACCACGACCCCAACGTGCCCGCCGACTGCAACTTGTGGTGGAACTCGGACGATGGCATTAGCTGTGAGACGGTCCTCTTAATCACAAGCCTTTCCATTGGTCAGTTGACCAGCATG AACCCGTTCGTCAAGTCGTGCAACGACTGGAAGACTGACTATTCCTTTTGCATCGGCTCCGCATCAGGCATCCCGGCGCTTCCGGAGCCTACAGTGGGGCCAACGACCACGTCCCGGCCTCCGGCTGGGCCCACCACAACCAGCACGCTGACCAACCCGGGCAACGGCGTGCAGACACCCGAGCCGTGGCAGCCCGGCATGGTGGACAACTGCAACCGCTTCTACGTGGTCCAAGCCGGCGACACGTGCTCCACCATCGCGTCCAAGACCGGCGTCACCGTCAACCAGCTGGCAACCTGGAATACTCAGATCGGAGGTTCGGCCTGCACGGGAATATGGGCCAGCTACAACATCTGCACTGGCATCATCGGAGGATCGCCAACGCAGCCCCCACCGACAACGAACCCGAACCCAACGCCGCAGCCGATTCAGGATGGCATGGTCAACAACTGTAACCGCTTCCACctcgtccaggccggcgagaccTGCGCTACCATTGCTTCCAAGACCGGCGTCACCGTCGCCCAGTTGACGACCTGGAACAAGGGCATTGGTTCCTCTTGCACGGGCATGTGGGCCGGCTACCACCTCTgcaccggcgtcgtcgggggATCGCCGACGCAGCCCCCGCCGACGAACCAGACGCCGCAACCGATCCAGGACGGCATGGTGAACAACTGCAAGAAGTTCCACTTTGTGCAGCGCGGGCAAAACTGTGACACCATCTCGCGGCAATACGGCATCGCGCTGGCTAACTTTATCCGCTGGAACCCGGCCGCAGGGTCCAATTGCCAGGGCTTGTGGGCCGAGACGTACGCCTGTGTCGGGCTGTAA
- a CDS encoding Fasciclin domain-containing protein — MQVKNILPLALASVALAQEGGQLNLTAALASQNSSLSTLTSLLGTQPGLVQALSQAQNITILAPSNEALEAFIASAGSAATDADLVAAILQYHVLNGTYYASNFTEEPQFIPTLLQNQTYANITGGQRVQAQTVDGNVTFYSALRENSTVTTGNLNFTAGTIHVIDKVLSVPQGIADTLRAANLTAALGAVQLANVTEALASAEDLTIFVPNNEAFRAIGNLTSTLGSELASILQYHVVAGSVLYSPDITNTSLTTLNGGNITINVINETVYVNNAEVLIPNVLIANGVVHVIDNLLNPNNTAAEPDTTATSRPPAYTGAGPVTDGSNPFTNNVTGPTSTAPLATETGANDGGGVRSTSSSVEAAPMRTAAVGAAALFGGMAAYMNM; from the exons ATGCAGGTCAAGAACATTCtccccttggccttggccagTGTTGCGCTCGCCCAGGAGGGCGGCCAGCTGAACCTGACCGCCGCCTTGGCTTCCCAGAActcgagcttgtcgaccCTGACTA GCCTTCTCGGTACCCAGCCTGGCCTCGTCCAGGCTCTCTCGCAGGCCCAGAACATCACCATTCTGGCCCCCAGcaacgaggccctcgaggcaTTCATCGCGAGCGCCGGTTCCGCTGCCACCGACGCTGACTTGGTCGCCGCCATTCTCCAGTACCACGTCCTGAATGGCACATACTATGCCTCCAACTTCACCGAGGAGCCTCAGTTCATCCCCACTCTCCTCCAGAACCAGACCTACGCCAACATCACCGGTGGGCAGCGCGTCCAGGCCCAGACTGTGGACGGCAACGTCACCTTCTACTCGGCCCTGCGGGAGAACTCGACTGTCACCACTGGAAACCTCAACTTCACCGCCGGTACCATTCACGTCATTGACAAGGTCCTCAGTGTTCCTCAGGGTATCGCCGATACCCTCCGCGCTGCGAACCTCACCGCTGCTCTGGGCGCTGTTCAACTCGCCAATGTCACCGAGGCCCTTGCTTCCGCCGAGGATTTGACGATCTTTGTCCCCAACAACGAGGCCTTCCGCGCCATCGGTAACCTCACCTCCACCCTCGGCTCCGAGCTCGCAAGCATACTGCAATACCACGTTGTCGCCGGCTCTGTACTGTACAGTCCCGATATTACCAACACCTCCCTGACGACTCTCAACGGTGGAAATATCACCATCAACGTCATCAACGAGACTGTTTACGTCAACAATGCCGAAGTCCTGATCCCCAACGTTTTGATTGCCAACGGTGTTGTTCACGTCATCGACAA CCTTTTGAACCCCAACAACACTGCCGCTGAGCCtgacaccaccgccaccagcCGCCCTCCTGCCTACACTGGTGCTGGTCCTGTCACTGACGGAAGCAACCCCTTCACCAACAACGTCACCGGACCTACTTCTACAGCACCCCTTGCTACTGAGACTGGTGCCAatgacggtggcggcgtccgTTCCACTTCTTCGTCTGTCGAGGCGGCTCCCATGCGCACTGCTGCTGTCGGTGCCGCTGCCCTCTTCGGTGGTATGGCCGCTTACATGAACATGTAA
- a CDS encoding Methionine permease — protein MNTLDDQERRPLLSPTSSRLSSTTTTSDSKHPLSQVEGIAEDNIVTGDVYPTRSVEDDVLPETSTLGRTLTWQSAYILVISRVIGSGIFATPGAILRSVGSPGLSLLLWFIGAVIAGCGLMVSLEFGSMLPRSGGDKVYLEFTYRRPRFLASTLIAIHAVLLGFTASNCIVFSEYLLFALGGQNPSDLLRKGLAITLLTTVTIIHGCFPRFGVKLQNILGWVKVGLVVFMIFSGIYVVLFRPSTDAARTSATLSWGNLWEDTNWNWGVIATSLFKVFYSYNGLDNANYVLNEVKDPVRTLRSVMMAALTTACGLYALINVAYFLVVPIEDIKESGELIAALYFTRIFGEGLGKTVLPLAVALSAGANVLVVAFSAARTKQEIARQGFLPFSDILSSTRPFNSPLGGLLVHYIPSLLVIALPPTGEVYSFILEVEGYPGQFLALAVGFGLLWLRAKRPDLKRPFKAWIPAVLLRIGLSLALLAAPFFPPDTKPVNGLFHATYAVVGASILGAGVVYWYFWIVLIPKLRGYKIEECEETLKDAITINQQDKTP, from the exons ATGAATACCCTCGACGACCAAGAGCGGCGACCTTTGCTATCTCCCACGTCGTCTCGCTTATCATCGACGACTACGACCTCGGACAGCAAGCACCCGCTTTCTCAAGTAGAAGGGATAGCTGAGGACAATATCGTCACCGGAGATGTTTATCCAACCCGCTCTGTGGAAGATGATGTGCTTCCAGAGACATCGACACTCGGTCGAACATTGACTTGGCAAAGTGCATATATCCTCGTCATCTCAAGAGTCATAGGCAGCGGTATCTTTGCCACCCCAGGCGCAATTCTTCGCTCCGTCGGTAGCCCAGGCCTGTCACTGCTGCTCTGGTTCATCGGTGCAGTCATTGCTGGCTGTGGTCTAATGGTTTCGCTCGAATTCGGATCGATGCTGCCGCGATCCGGAGGCGATAAAGTTTATTTGGAATTTACGTATCGACGACCACGCTTCCTCGCTTCAACACTCATCGCCATTCATGCTGTTCTCTTGGGGTTTACAGCGAGCAATTGTATCGTCTTCAGCGAGTACTTGCTCTTTGCTCTTGGCGGCCAAAACCCCAGCGATCTTCTCCGAAAGGGTCTTGCAATTACACTGCTGACCACTGTCACGATCATTCATGGATGCTTCCCACGCTTCGGCGTCAAGCTGCAGAATATCCTTGGCTGGGTCAAAGTAGGCCTTGTTGTATTCATGATCTTCTCCGGTATTTATGTCGTCTTGTTTCGACCATCGACCGATGCAGCACGAACCTCCGCGACCCTCTCATGGGGAAATCTCTGGGAGGACACGAACTGGAACTGGGGGGTTATTGCGACGTCCCTTTTCAAAGTATTTTACTCCTATAACGGTCTCGACAACGCCAACTACGTTCTCAATGAGGTGAAAGACCCAGTGCGGACGCTGCGATCAGTTATGATGGCTGCTTTGACAACTGCTTGCGGGCTGTACGCCCTCATCAACGTGGCGTACTTCCTCGTTGTACCCATCGAGGACATCAAAGAAAGCGGAGAGCTCATAGCGGCTCTCTACTTTACAAGGATCTTCGGCGAAGGACTTGGCAAAACAGTTCTTCCTCTAGCTGTTGCTTTGAGCGCTGGAGCCAACGTTCTCGTCGTTGCCTTCTCTGCA GCTCGTACCAAACAGGAGATTGCCAGGCAAGGTTTCCTGCCGTTTTCTGACATACTCTCTTCGACAAGGCCGTTTAACTCACCCTTAGGCGGATTACTGGTTCACTATATCCCATCGTTGCTCGTCATTGCTCTTCCCCCGACAGGGGAAGTCTATTCCTTTATACTCGAAGTTGAAGGATATCCTGGGCAGTTTCTTGCGTTGGCTGTTGGGTTTGGACTTTTGTGGCTACGAGCGAAGCGACCTGATCTCAAGAGGCCTTTCAAAGCATGGATCCCGGCAGTCTTGTTGCGGATCGGGTTGAGTTTGGCTCTTCTAGCTGCACCATTTTTTCCGCCCGACACCAAGCCGGTAAACGGATTGTTTCATGCGACTTACGCAGTTGTTGGGGCCAGCAT TCTTGGTGCTGGGGTCGTTTACTGGTATTTCTGGATAGTTCTTATCCCCAAACTGCGCGGGTACAAGATTGAAGAATGCGAAGAGACTCTGAAGGATG CTATAACGATAAACCAACAGGACAAGACCCCTTAA